One segment of Kitasatospora viridis DNA contains the following:
- a CDS encoding RICIN domain-containing protein, translating into MRRTAAVLMTTLLASAAALTAPAAAQAAAPSTAKAAPASTAVKNAPAAPMAGSCNAFAAGGGTVVGICTGIAANQIWHVQAQCQYYINGNGPFTTFAIGGPVVGPGQSTAQCGFNDTILFEQVVFTGVVPPPVSGPQGQITGYVGKCIDDQGANTANGTPIQIYDCNGTNAQHWTVATDGTLRVLGKCMDVTGGGTANHTMVQLYDCNGTGSQQWKAQANGSLVNPQSGRCLDDLGFGTNNGNQLGIWDCNGAANQVWNLPH; encoded by the coding sequence ATGCGCCGTACCGCTGCCGTCCTGATGACCACGCTGCTGGCCTCCGCCGCGGCCCTCACCGCCCCCGCCGCCGCGCAGGCGGCCGCCCCCAGCACCGCCAAGGCCGCCCCGGCGTCGACCGCGGTGAAGAACGCCCCGGCCGCGCCGATGGCCGGCAGCTGCAACGCCTTCGCCGCGGGCGGCGGCACCGTGGTGGGGATCTGTACCGGCATCGCCGCGAACCAGATCTGGCACGTGCAGGCGCAGTGCCAGTACTACATCAACGGCAACGGCCCCTTCACGACCTTCGCGATCGGCGGCCCGGTGGTGGGCCCCGGGCAGAGCACCGCCCAGTGCGGCTTCAACGACACCATCCTGTTCGAGCAGGTCGTCTTCACCGGCGTCGTGCCGCCGCCGGTGTCCGGCCCGCAGGGCCAGATCACCGGCTACGTCGGCAAGTGCATCGACGACCAGGGCGCCAACACCGCCAACGGCACCCCGATCCAGATCTACGACTGCAACGGCACCAACGCCCAGCACTGGACCGTCGCCACCGACGGGACCCTGCGGGTGCTCGGCAAGTGCATGGACGTGACCGGCGGCGGCACCGCCAACCACACCATGGTCCAGCTCTACGACTGCAACGGCACCGGCTCGCAGCAGTGGAAGGCGCAGGCCAACGGCTCGCTGGTCAACCCGCAGTCCGGCCGCTGCCTGGACGACCTGGGCTTCGGCACCAACAACGGCAACCAGCTCGGCATCTGGGACTGCAACGGCGCCGCCAACCAGGTGTGGAACCTCCCGCACTGA
- a CDS encoding response regulator — MTIRVLLADDQALLRGTFRLLIDSTEDLEVVGEAGNGRQAVTMARALRPDLVLMDIRMPELDGVAATREITADPELGAVKVLVLTTFENDGYVAEALRAGAGGFLGKGIDPEELLTAIRVVAAGEALLSPAATRSLISRFLAQPALPDGVPARLSALTARELEVVTLVAAGLSNEDIAARLFITPLTAKTHVNRAMAKLDARDRAQLVVIAYQSGLARAGEA; from the coding sequence ATGACCATCCGCGTGCTGCTCGCCGACGACCAGGCCCTGCTGCGCGGCACCTTCCGCCTGCTGATCGACTCCACCGAGGACCTGGAGGTGGTCGGCGAGGCGGGCAACGGTCGCCAGGCCGTCACCATGGCCCGGGCCCTGCGGCCCGACCTGGTGCTGATGGACATCCGGATGCCCGAGCTGGACGGCGTGGCCGCCACCCGGGAGATCACCGCCGACCCGGAGCTGGGCGCGGTCAAGGTGCTGGTGCTGACCACCTTCGAGAACGACGGCTACGTCGCGGAGGCGCTGCGGGCCGGCGCCGGCGGGTTCCTCGGCAAGGGCATCGACCCGGAGGAACTGCTCACCGCGATCCGGGTGGTGGCCGCCGGCGAGGCCCTGCTCTCGCCCGCCGCCACCCGCTCGCTGATCAGCCGCTTCCTCGCCCAGCCCGCCCTGCCGGACGGCGTGCCGGCCCGGCTGTCCGCGCTCACCGCCCGCGAGCTGGAGGTGGTCACCCTGGTCGCGGCGGGCCTGTCCAACGAGGACATCGCCGCCCGGCTGTTCATCACCCCGCTCACCGCGAAGACCCACGTCAACCGCGCGATGGCCAAGCTGGACGCCCGCGACCGGGCCCAACTGGTGGTGATCGCCTACCAGTCGGGCCTGGCCCGGGCGGGCGAGGCGTGA
- a CDS encoding L-threonylcarbamoyladenylate synthase, translating to MAKYFDVHPASPQPRTISTVADSLRSGALIAYPTDSCFALGCRLDNHDGLERIRSIRRLDERHHFTLMCVDFAQLGQFVRLDNNVFRAVKAATPGSYTFILPATKEVPRRLMHPKKKTVGVRIPDHTVTRALLTELGEPLLSSTLLLPGEDEPMTQGWEIKERLDHLLDAVVDSGDCGTEPTTVIDFSSGAAEIVRRGAGDPARFE from the coding sequence ATGGCGAAGTACTTCGACGTGCACCCGGCCTCTCCGCAGCCGCGCACCATCAGCACGGTGGCCGACAGCCTCCGCTCCGGGGCCCTGATCGCGTACCCGACCGACTCCTGTTTCGCCCTGGGCTGCCGGCTGGACAACCATGACGGGCTGGAGCGGATCCGGTCGATCCGGCGGCTGGACGAGCGCCACCACTTCACCCTGATGTGCGTGGACTTCGCGCAGCTGGGGCAGTTCGTCCGGCTCGACAACAACGTCTTCCGCGCCGTCAAGGCCGCGACGCCGGGCAGCTACACCTTCATCCTGCCCGCCACCAAGGAGGTGCCGCGCCGGCTGATGCACCCGAAGAAGAAAACGGTGGGGGTCAGGATCCCCGACCACACCGTCACCAGGGCCCTGCTCACCGAGCTCGGTGAGCCACTGCTCTCCAGCACCCTGCTGCTGCCCGGCGAGGACGAGCCGATGACGCAGGGGTGGGAGATCAAGGAGCGGCTCGACCACCTGCTGGACGCCGTGGTGGATTCGGGCGACTGCGGCACGGAGCCCACGACGGTGATCGACTTCTCCAGCGGTGCCGCGGAGATCGTCCGGCGCGGGGCGGGCGACCCGGCGCGTTTCGAGTGA